A region of the Roseiflexus sp. RS-1 genome:
ACCACCCATCGCGCGTTATCACGAGTCGCTGTTGAAGAGAATGGAGACCTGGATTCATGGCATTCCGTAATAGCACGAATGGTTATCATACCGACCACGCGCTCGCAGACGACGATGGGCAGGAATACGAAACGCTCATCGTTCAGGGGCGCGGCAAACTCGAGGGCGTGAGTTACCAATCCGACCCGGCAATCGAAGACGCAGTGCGCGTTATTCTGAAACAGATCGGCGAAAACCCCGAACGTGAAGGGCTGCTGAAAACGCCGTCGCGCGTCGCCAAAATGTACGCCGAACTGACTGCCGGCTACCATATCGATCCCGACGCGCTGATCAACGACGCGATCTTCAGCGTCAGTTACGACGAAATGGTGCTGGTCAAGAACATCGAGTTCGCCAGCCTGTGCGAACATCATATGCTGCCCTTCATGGGGCGGGTGCACGTCGCGTACATTCCCAACGGCAAAGTTGTGGGGTTGAGCAAGATCCCGCGCATCGTTGAGATGTTCGCGCGTCGCCTGCAGGTGCAGGAGCGCATGACGGTGCAGATCGCCGATTTTATCAATCAGCGGCTCGAACCGCTTGGCGTGGCGGTCGTCGCTGAAGGTGTGCATATGTGCGCTGTTATGCGCGGCGTGAAAAAAGCCGGCGCCACCATGGTCACGTCGGCAATGCGCGGCGTGTTCCGCGACGATCCCAAGACGCGCAGCGAATTCATGGCGCATATCGAGCGCGCCTGATCGTGAGGTGATGGACGTGGCGCAGGCGGCGCCATGTCCACCCCGGCACGACTTCCGTTAGAACAGGGATGACCTGTCCCAACAGCAGAGCGAAACACACCCATCGGCAATCAGGGATTGAACGAACGTCATATGACTTCAAGCGTGCTGAAAAGTATTGTCATCACCGGCGCGAGTCGCGGCATCGGTCGAGCGACGGCGCTGGCGCTCGCCGCGCCCGGTGCGGTATTGACGCTGGCAGCCCGCTCGGTCGATCTGCTGGAAGAGGTGGCGGCAGCAGTCCGCGCTGCCGGATCAACTGCGGTGATCGCCCCGTGCGACGTGACCATCGAAGAAGAGGTGCAACGCCTGACAGCCCAGGCGGCGGACGCCACGGGGCGAATCGATCTGTTCGTGCACAGCGTCGGCGGCGCTCTGGTGGCGCCGGTGACGCAGATTGCCCACGCCGATTGGGACGAACAGGTGCGCATTCACCTCACCAGCCTTTTTCTCGTCTGCAAGCACGCAACGCCGCTGATGCACAACGGTGGGCTGCTGGTGTACGTCGCTTCAGTGGCGGCGCGTCAGGTCTTTCCCGGCTGGTCCGCCTACTGCGCAGCCAAGCATGGCGCGCTGGGGCTGCTCGGCGCGGTGCGCGAAGAACTGCGCCCGTATGGCGTGCGGGTGACCGCGTTGCTGCCAGCGGCGACCGATACCGGCTTGTGGAACGATATTCCAGGCGTCTGGAACCGCGCAGCGATGCTCCAGCCGGCAGATGTTGCTGCGTCTATCGCCAGCCTGGCAGCCTGCCCGCCGCACGTCGCCGTTGAAGAGCTGGTGATCGGTCACACTGCGGGGCGGCTGTAGGTCTGTGCACCCAATATTCACACTTTCTTCTGTTTTTATTGACAATAGCCGGGTCGTCTGGTATACTGCACCATGAGTGTGGAGGGACAAACGATGGCACTGGCGCAGTATACTGAAGATTCGCCTGCGGGGAAGATTCTGACCTACCTGCGGCGCAATGGCGAAGCGACGATCAGAGACCTGGAAGAGTTGCTGGGTATCAGCACGACAGCAGTGCGTGAGCATCTGGCGCACCTGGAGGCGAAAGGGTTGCTTACGACGCGACAGGCGCGCGGCGGTCCCGGTCGTCCCAGGCTGGTCTATTCGCTCACCCCGCGCGCTGAAGATCTTTTCCCGAAGGAGTACGACACACTGGTGACGCTGCTCCTCCGTGAGATCGCCAGTCGTGAGGGTGAAGAGCGCCTCGATGCGTTGCTCGATGCCGTTGGGCGACGCCTGGCTGAGGAGTATCGCAGTCAGGTGAGCGGCGCCGATCTGGAGGAGCGGTTGGCTCATTTGCGCGCCACGCTCGAAGCACGCGGCATCCCGGTCGAGGTACAGTCAGGCGGTACGCTCCAGGTTCTGGCGTGCCCGTACCACGACGTCGCTCAGGAACACGCCAGCGTCTGTTCGATGGAGCGACGGATGTTCGAACAGGTGCTGGGCGAGCCGGTGCAGATCGAAGGGACGATCCGTGAGGGTCGGCGCTGCTGCCACTTTCAGATTGCGCGGGCTTCCGAATAGCAGTGCAATTGTTCAACCCATTGAATAGTACACAGGAGTTCCTGCATTGAACAGCGATCTGGTTATCAAGGATTTACATGTCAGCGTTGAGGAGAAAGAAATCCTCAAGGGAGTCAATCTCACTGTCAGAGCCGGGACGATCCATGCGATCATGGGTCCTAATGGCAGCGGCAAGAGCACCCTGGCATATACGCTGATGGGGCATCCCGGTTACATCGTCACCGGCGGCGAGGCATGGTACCGTGGTCAGAACATTCTTGAACTTGAGCCGGATGAGCGCTCAAAACTCGGGCTGTTTCTCGCCTTTCAGTATCCGGTCGCCATTCCGGGGGTGACGGTGGCGAATTTCCTGCGCGCTGCGATCAACGCTCATCGCGCCGAGGAGGGGAAGGACCCTAAGGAGACGGCGATTCCCATGGCGCAGTTTCGCAAACAGTTGCGCGAACAAATGACAGCGCTCGGGATTGATGAGAGTTTTGCTCGCCGCTACCTGAACGAGGGGTTCTCTGGCGGTGAAAAGAAGCGGATCGAGATTTTGCAGATGGCGATGCTGGAACCCAGCATGGCGATCATGGACGAGACTGACTCAGGGCTGGACATCGACGCGCTGAAAATTGTGGCGCAGGGTGTCAATACGCTCTATGAGCGGCATCCGGAGATGGGCGTGCTGGTGATTACGCACTACCAGCGCCTGTTGAACTACATCAAGCCGCATTTTGTGTCAGTGCTGATGGACGGTCGGATAGTGCGCGAGGGGGGACCCGAACTGGCGCTCGAACTCGAAGAGAAGGGGTATGACTTCCTCCGCGAGGAGGTCGCAAGCGCGTGACTATGAAAACGTTTCCTCCGCTTGCCGAAATCAGCGACGCCCTGGTGATCGAGCGATCGCGCGCAGCCGGTGAACCGGAGTGGCTCACGGAGCAGCGCGTGGATGCGTGGCGGTTCTTCGCCTCCGCCGAACCGCCGTACTGGCGTCGCACCGATCTGTCGAAGTTCAAGCCGGAACAGGTGATTGCTGCTGCCGATACTGCTGCCACCAGCCTGTATCAGGAAGAAGACCTGACGGATCAGGGGGTGGTGTTTACAACCCTTGCGCAGGCGATCCATTCGCACAGCGATCTCATCCGGCGGCATCTCGGCGCCGCCATTGAGTCGAAGCGTCACAAATTTCTGGCGCTTAATGCGGCGCTCTGGCAGGATGGCGTCTTTCTGTATGTGCCGAAGCATGTCAATGTCGAACTGCCGTTGACGGCGATGTTCTCGATGCCCATCCCCGGCGGCGCGATTGCGCCACGCAACCTGATCATCCTGGACGACGGCGCCAGTGTCACGTTCGTTGAGGAGTACCACTCGGTCGCCGCGTCGGATCAGGCGTTTGCCGCGCCGGTGACAGAGATGTTCCTCGGCAATGACGCAACGTTGCGCTTCGTTGCCGTGCAGACGTGGGGTGAGGATGTATACCACATCGGCGCGCAAAAGGTGCGCGCTGGACGTGGCGCATCGGTCGAGTGGGCGGCAGTGAATCTGGGCGCACGGGTACAGCACATCGAAGCGGAAACCGCCCTCGAAGGCGACGGCTCACGCGTTGAGTGGGTGGCAGCCACCTTTGCCGCCGATCACCAGAACCTGCT
Encoded here:
- the sufC gene encoding Fe-S cluster assembly ATPase SufC — its product is MNSDLVIKDLHVSVEEKEILKGVNLTVRAGTIHAIMGPNGSGKSTLAYTLMGHPGYIVTGGEAWYRGQNILELEPDERSKLGLFLAFQYPVAIPGVTVANFLRAAINAHRAEEGKDPKETAIPMAQFRKQLREQMTALGIDESFARRYLNEGFSGGEKKRIEILQMAMLEPSMAIMDETDSGLDIDALKIVAQGVNTLYERHPEMGVLVITHYQRLLNYIKPHFVSVLMDGRIVREGGPELALELEEKGYDFLREEVASA
- a CDS encoding helix-turn-helix transcriptional regulator, coding for MALAQYTEDSPAGKILTYLRRNGEATIRDLEELLGISTTAVREHLAHLEAKGLLTTRQARGGPGRPRLVYSLTPRAEDLFPKEYDTLVTLLLREIASREGEERLDALLDAVGRRLAEEYRSQVSGADLEERLAHLRATLEARGIPVEVQSGGTLQVLACPYHDVAQEHASVCSMERRMFEQVLGEPVQIEGTIREGRRCCHFQIARASE
- a CDS encoding SDR family oxidoreductase yields the protein MTSSVLKSIVITGASRGIGRATALALAAPGAVLTLAARSVDLLEEVAAAVRAAGSTAVIAPCDVTIEEEVQRLTAQAADATGRIDLFVHSVGGALVAPVTQIAHADWDEQVRIHLTSLFLVCKHATPLMHNGGLLVYVASVAARQVFPGWSAYCAAKHGALGLLGAVREELRPYGVRVTALLPAATDTGLWNDIPGVWNRAAMLQPADVAASIASLAACPPHVAVEELVIGHTAGRL
- the sufD gene encoding Fe-S cluster assembly protein SufD, producing the protein MKTFPPLAEISDALVIERSRAAGEPEWLTEQRVDAWRFFASAEPPYWRRTDLSKFKPEQVIAAADTAATSLYQEEDLTDQGVVFTTLAQAIHSHSDLIRRHLGAAIESKRHKFLALNAALWQDGVFLYVPKHVNVELPLTAMFSMPIPGGAIAPRNLIILDDGASVTFVEEYHSVAASDQAFAAPVTEMFLGNDATLRFVAVQTWGEDVYHIGAQKVRAGRGASVEWAAVNLGARVQHIEAETALEGDGSRVEWVAATFAADHQNLLTAPWLRHIGAKTEAHMDFKTVVKDQSYTTFDGMIKIEHQSRATVSRLEEHALHLSPKARSDSIPGLMIDTNDVARAGHASTSGEVDEEQLFYMRSRGIPRDEAIHLIVMGFFEPVLDRIPNDALRQRIAEMIEAKI
- the folE gene encoding GTP cyclohydrolase I FolE, with protein sequence MAFRNSTNGYHTDHALADDDGQEYETLIVQGRGKLEGVSYQSDPAIEDAVRVILKQIGENPEREGLLKTPSRVAKMYAELTAGYHIDPDALINDAIFSVSYDEMVLVKNIEFASLCEHHMLPFMGRVHVAYIPNGKVVGLSKIPRIVEMFARRLQVQERMTVQIADFINQRLEPLGVAVVAEGVHMCAVMRGVKKAGATMVTSAMRGVFRDDPKTRSEFMAHIERA